The following coding sequences lie in one Polynucleobacter necessarius genomic window:
- a CDS encoding putative bifunctional diguanylate cyclase/phosphodiesterase: MKVISELKTALQNNQFYLHYQPIVDLASGKILHAEALLRWKKENGQLSLPVNFIEVAEDSGLIIEIGDWVFKQVCQFLKELAPINQNISIGINVSASQFNSNKHSALDWISHLEELGLTSSQIILEVTEYTMMNQNARVAQKIALLHKAGFKFAIDDFGTGYSSLSALRNFNFNYLKIDFSFTRQITHSKSDEALVRAMVTMGAGLGLHTIAEGVETEEQRQALLGVGCVLGQGYLFSRPVPGEDFIKLLRIPAANAG; the protein is encoded by the coding sequence ATGAAAGTCATTTCGGAGCTTAAGACGGCATTACAAAACAATCAGTTTTATCTTCACTATCAACCAATCGTGGATCTGGCTTCAGGAAAGATTTTGCATGCTGAAGCGCTCTTACGCTGGAAGAAAGAAAATGGGCAGCTCAGCCTGCCCGTAAATTTTATTGAGGTTGCAGAAGATTCGGGTTTGATTATTGAGATTGGAGATTGGGTTTTCAAGCAGGTCTGCCAGTTCTTGAAAGAGTTAGCTCCTATCAACCAGAACATTAGTATCGGCATCAATGTCTCTGCAAGCCAATTTAATTCAAACAAACATTCCGCCTTGGATTGGATCTCTCATTTAGAGGAGCTTGGCTTGACTAGCAGCCAAATCATTCTCGAGGTTACCGAGTACACGATGATGAATCAAAACGCGCGGGTTGCACAAAAGATCGCCTTGTTGCATAAGGCCGGATTTAAATTTGCGATTGATGATTTTGGTACGGGTTACTCATCCTTATCCGCTCTCAGAAACTTTAATTTTAATTATTTGAAAATTGATTTTTCCTTTACCCGTCAAATTACACACAGCAAATCCGATGAAGCTCTAGTGCGCGCCATGGTGACAATGGGTGCAGGTCTTGGCTTGCATACCATCGCCGAAGGTGTTGAGACTGAGGAGCAACGCCAAGCCTTATTGGGAGTGGGTTGCGTTCTGGGGCAGGGCTATTTATTTAGCCGCCCAGTTCCCGGGGAGGACTTCATTAAGCTGTTGAGGATTCCTGCAGCAAATGCTGGGTAA
- a CDS encoding diguanylate cyclase domain-containing protein, whose amino-acid sequence MEIEGKVFHISASLGIAFYPQDATSTKGLLMKADQAMYAVQCMRSSRRVEMDITISLNPCRKWLIKR is encoded by the coding sequence ATTGAAATTGAGGGCAAGGTTTTTCATATTTCTGCCTCACTAGGGATTGCCTTTTATCCTCAGGATGCAACTAGTACTAAAGGTCTGTTGATGAAGGCTGACCAGGCAATGTATGCGGTCCAATGTATGCGGTCAAGTCGCAGGGTAGAAATGGATATCACTATTTCACTCAATCCTTGCAGGAAGTGGCTGATCAAAAGATGA
- a CDS encoding diguanylate cyclase, with translation MRSLYHLLTRAFPFNRNLSSFVDIASLVLLSTFLGLCSGLIDATIIYKMGLAEAGQFQAIFYTWFIGDFFGAAFFTPVFLVWRNFPKDWLRPLKLYEVLIFFGLVFLFGQGVLFGWLNIQYEDTDFINRGYLILPILLIAAMRYGRHGAMLVLAMTVIQSILGAYDGHGFFNRNMMNDPAPISIWVFLSLIGLLSLMISLLIENNQAKKSDLVRAEGRFKEIVERIPVSMAIFDIDQRDMNLVNDAYTNLTGYTIDDLHKSDDWWSLAYPNPTYREEIERMWDERVHESRQMNTPMVPVESWIVCKKGEKKYISWGSVSAGDKFAIYGIDLTERKKNEDLLKITSSVYQAIGEAVFITNPKNEFLLVNDVFTGITGYSKNKITDLNLQSLLVKEEGASAYSDLLPALDSVGHWEGQVWIKCSDGTNYLGFLSLFSALDDRGNVRQRVGLISRVTDQKKYREIITRQANYDALTGLPNRRLFLDRVDESIKRADRSKNNFALLFVDLDHFKDINDTSGHDVGDEILRRVSERFKAEVRESDTVARIGGDEFTIILNDLEHPKNLDKVLLGITDRF, from the coding sequence TTGCGTTCTCTCTACCATTTGCTCACCAGAGCCTTTCCTTTTAACCGCAATTTATCTTCCTTTGTGGATATTGCCTCGTTGGTCTTGCTGTCGACCTTTTTGGGTTTGTGCAGTGGCCTAATTGATGCCACCATCATTTACAAAATGGGTCTGGCAGAGGCAGGCCAATTTCAAGCCATTTTTTATACCTGGTTTATTGGTGATTTTTTTGGGGCAGCTTTTTTTACTCCAGTTTTTCTGGTTTGGCGCAATTTTCCAAAGGACTGGCTAAGACCTCTCAAGCTATATGAAGTCTTAATCTTTTTTGGACTGGTGTTTTTATTTGGCCAAGGCGTGCTGTTTGGATGGCTCAATATCCAATATGAGGATACCGACTTTATCAATCGCGGCTACTTAATACTGCCTATCTTATTGATTGCGGCTATGCGCTATGGTCGCCATGGCGCAATGTTGGTATTGGCAATGACGGTGATCCAATCCATTTTGGGTGCATACGATGGTCATGGTTTCTTTAATCGGAACATGATGAATGACCCGGCCCCAATCAGCATCTGGGTTTTTCTGAGCTTAATTGGCTTGCTTAGTCTCATGATTAGTTTATTGATTGAAAATAACCAAGCTAAAAAAAGCGATCTGGTGAGGGCGGAAGGTCGATTTAAAGAGATTGTGGAGCGGATTCCTGTATCAATGGCGATTTTTGATATTGATCAGCGAGATATGAATTTGGTCAATGACGCCTATACCAATTTAACCGGATACACCATTGATGATTTGCATAAAAGCGATGATTGGTGGAGCTTGGCATATCCCAACCCTACATACCGTGAAGAAATTGAACGTATGTGGGATGAGCGGGTTCATGAATCAAGGCAAATGAATACGCCGATGGTCCCGGTTGAATCCTGGATTGTTTGTAAAAAAGGTGAGAAAAAATACATTAGTTGGGGCTCCGTCAGTGCGGGAGATAAGTTTGCAATATATGGAATCGATCTGACCGAGAGAAAGAAAAACGAAGATCTTTTAAAAATCACTTCTTCGGTTTACCAAGCAATTGGTGAGGCTGTCTTTATTACCAATCCCAAAAATGAATTTTTATTGGTGAACGATGTTTTTACAGGGATTACGGGATATAGCAAAAATAAAATCACTGACTTGAATTTGCAATCCCTGCTGGTAAAGGAGGAGGGTGCAAGTGCGTACTCCGATTTATTGCCAGCCCTAGACTCTGTGGGTCACTGGGAAGGTCAAGTCTGGATCAAATGTAGTGATGGCACCAATTACTTAGGTTTTTTATCGCTCTTTTCTGCTTTGGATGACCGCGGAAATGTACGCCAGCGGGTCGGTCTCATTTCGCGGGTGACGGATCAAAAGAAATATCGAGAAATTATTACCCGGCAAGCCAATTATGACGCGCTGACTGGGCTTCCCAATCGCCGCTTATTTTTAGATCGTGTCGATGAGTCTATTAAGCGAGCTGACCGCAGCAAAAATAATTTTGCTTTGTTGTTTGTTGACCTTGATCACTTTAAAGATATTAATGACACCTCAGGCCATGACGTTGGTGATGAAATTTTACGCAGGGTTTCTGAGCGCTTTAAAGCTGAAGTGCGTGAATCTGATACGGTAGCTCGGATTGGTGGCGATGAGTTCACCATTATTTTGAATGACTTAGAGCACCCTAAGAATTTAGATAAAGTCCTTTTAGGAATTACCGATCGTTTTTAG